A window from Elusimicrobiota bacterium encodes these proteins:
- a CDS encoding 1-deoxy-D-xylulose-5-phosphate synthase, translating into MNILDEVNSPEDLKKVREDLLPVLAKNIREKILEVTSKVGGHLGAGLGTVELAIALHRVYDSPTDKIIWDTGHQAYPHKLLTGRRDRFHTLRQFGGISGFLTRTESEHDVFGAGHASTAISAAVGFAAARDVLKQDHHVVACVNDGSLTGGMSFEALQNAGHIGTDLLVVLNDNQMFISHRVGAFGAFLAKLTTAGAFRRMEKRVERFLTRISFYGPYLLRVARRVKVLLFPGVLFEEMGFGYIGPIDGHDLPQMIEILKAAKKLKGPHVLHIVTKKGRGYEPAEADPIKYHGVTRFNPETGEMVKGAGGPPSYTQVFGRTLVQLAQEDPKIVAITAAMPEGTGLDLFRKEIPKRFYDVGLGEQHAATFAAGLACGGLKPVVAIYSSFMQRGFDQMIHDVCIQKLPVVFCLDRGGLVGDDGPTHHGTFDLSFTRMMPHLTVMAPKDENELQHMLKTALNLPGPSVIRYPRGAGLGVPMDSQFKLLPIGKGEILRGGTDATLLAIGHPVQTCLEASNILAEKGVRVGVVNARFVKPLDRDFLLDVARKAPLLVTVEENTGVGGFNGAVRETLEGASVEVRSIALPDSFVEHGTQDKLRDKVGLSAAKIADRVLELHQERLTAGLKS; encoded by the coding sequence ATGAATATCTTAGATGAAGTGAACAGCCCAGAAGATCTGAAGAAAGTCCGAGAGGATCTTTTGCCTGTCTTGGCAAAAAATATCCGGGAAAAAATTCTGGAAGTGACATCGAAAGTCGGTGGCCATTTGGGCGCGGGGCTGGGAACTGTGGAGTTGGCCATCGCCCTCCACCGGGTTTACGATTCCCCCACGGACAAAATTATTTGGGACACGGGGCACCAGGCTTATCCCCACAAACTATTGACGGGACGCCGGGATCGGTTTCATACGTTGCGTCAGTTTGGGGGCATCTCGGGGTTTTTGACGCGGACCGAATCTGAACACGACGTGTTTGGGGCGGGTCACGCCTCGACGGCCATTTCCGCGGCGGTCGGGTTTGCCGCGGCGCGGGACGTTTTGAAGCAAGATCATCACGTGGTCGCCTGCGTGAACGACGGGTCCTTGACCGGAGGCATGTCCTTTGAAGCGCTTCAGAACGCGGGGCACATCGGGACGGACTTGTTGGTCGTTTTGAACGACAACCAAATGTTTATTTCGCACCGGGTGGGGGCCTTTGGCGCGTTTTTGGCGAAACTTACGACGGCGGGGGCTTTCCGTCGCATGGAAAAGCGGGTGGAGCGATTTCTCACCCGAATAAGTTTTTACGGTCCTTATTTGTTGCGGGTGGCCCGGCGGGTTAAAGTACTCTTGTTTCCCGGCGTTCTTTTTGAGGAAATGGGGTTTGGCTACATCGGCCCCATCGACGGACACGATTTGCCCCAAATGATCGAAATCTTAAAAGCCGCTAAAAAGTTGAAGGGGCCACACGTCCTTCACATTGTGACCAAGAAAGGGCGAGGTTACGAACCGGCCGAGGCGGACCCCATTAAATATCATGGGGTGACCCGGTTTAATCCTGAGACGGGCGAGATGGTCAAGGGAGCGGGCGGCCCTCCCTCTTACACCCAAGTTTTCGGACGAACCTTGGTGCAGTTGGCCCAAGAAGATCCCAAAATTGTTGCCATCACCGCCGCCATGCCGGAGGGGACAGGCCTTGATCTTTTTCGCAAGGAAATTCCGAAACGATTCTACGATGTGGGGTTGGGGGAACAACACGCCGCCACCTTTGCCGCGGGGTTGGCGTGTGGCGGTTTGAAACCGGTGGTGGCTATTTATTCCTCGTTCATGCAACGGGGGTTTGACCAGATGATTCATGATGTTTGTATTCAGAAACTTCCGGTGGTCTTTTGTTTGGACCGCGGGGGGTTGGTGGGGGATGATGGGCCCACGCACCATGGGACGTTTGACCTTTCTTTCACGCGGATGATGCCGCACCTCACTGTTATGGCGCCGAAAGATGAGAACGAGCTTCAACACATGTTGAAGACAGCGCTCAATCTGCCGGGCCCTTCGGTGATCCGGTATCCACGGGGCGCGGGGTTAGGTGTTCCTATGGACAGTCAATTCAAGTTGCTTCCCATCGGAAAAGGGGAGATTCTTCGGGGGGGAACCGACGCAACGTTGTTGGCCATTGGGCACCCGGTTCAGACGTGTTTGGAGGCTTCCAATATTTTGGCTGAGAAGGGTGTGCGGGTGGGCGTGGTGAACGCGCGATTTGTTAAGCCCCTGGACCGGGATTTCCTTTTGGACGTTGCGCGAAAGGCGCCGCTTTTGGTTACCGTTGAAGAAAATACGGGGGTGGGTGGTTTTAACGGCGCGGTGCGTGAAACCTTGGAAGGGGCTTCCGTGGAGGTTCGGAGCATAGCGCTTCCGGACAGTTTTGTTGAGCATGGAACACAGGATAAACTGCGGGATAAGGTGGGCCTTTCCGCCGCGAAAATAGCGGACCGGGTGTTGGAGCTCCATCAGGAACGGTTAACGGCAGGATTGAAATCCTAA
- the zapA gene encoding cell division protein ZapA — MNPLVKDKLRVDIFGKLYELDPGNLTPLEANQLATYVDAKMKEISEKLGLVDTQKIAVLAALNIAFELGSKNKNSAGEMPPQDEAKIKGLLESLEKALG, encoded by the coding sequence ATGAACCCCCTGGTTAAAGACAAACTACGTGTGGATATTTTTGGCAAGCTCTATGAGCTGGATCCGGGGAACCTGACGCCCCTGGAGGCCAACCAGTTGGCCACCTACGTGGACGCGAAGATGAAGGAGATTTCGGAGAAGTTGGGGTTGGTGGACACGCAGAAAATTGCGGTTTTGGCGGCGCTCAATATTGCGTTTGAATTGGGGTCGAAGAATAAGAATTCGGCGGGGGAAATGCCGCCTCAAGATGAAGCGAAAATCAAGGGGCTTCTTGAATCGTTAGAGAAGGCGCTGGGGTGA
- a CDS encoding leucine--tRNA ligase, producing MSEHYDAKIIEPKWQERWEKAGVFRAGADPGQKKFYILDMFPYPSGAGLHVGHPEGYTATDILSRFKRMQGYNVLHPMGWDAFGLPAENHAIATGQHPREVTKKNVANFKRQIKSLGFSYDWDREVDTTDPAYYKWTQWIFLQLYKKGLAYEGVSPINFCPSCRTGLANEEVHQGGCERCGTAVERRDMRQWLLKITAYADRLLADLDGLDWPGSTLAMQRNWIGRSEGAEVLFAGDSPESAAGKTLKIFTTRPDTLFGATYMVLSPEHPLVNAFTTEAQRVAVAAYQEQARAKSDLERTDLAKDKTGVFTGGFAVNPVNGEKIPVWVADYVLISYGTGAIMAVPAHDSRDFQFARKFSLPIRRVVAPVAKGPLSEPFHPEENLESAFEEEGVAVNSGPFDELPTAEFKRLITKWLEEKKAGKGAVNYRLRDWVFSRQRYWGEPIPIVHCAPCGGPVPVPEDQLPVLLPDVAKYEPTGTGESPLAAVEEWVRTTCPRCGGPARRETNTMPQWAGSCWYYLRYIDPVNTTAAWSPETEKAWMGPNGVDLYVGGAEHAVLHLLYARFWHKVLFDLGLVSSKEPFHKLRHQGMILSYSYQDSLGAYHPYDEIDFSKVPPTLKATGEVLRELKEKMSKSKKNVISPDDVIDRHGADAMRLYEMFMGDFEAEKPWDMRTVEGVTRFLFKVWRLLDAPRVPGDKTERARHRAIHAVTDRIENFKFNTAIASLMEYANGLTGGVADEDLETLSLLLSPLAPHLAEELWEQRGGKGLVCVHTWPRANPALLVEDFVEYPVQVNGRLKDRLSVPVGTPAAGVLAAAKLLPKVVESLEGQNLLKEIHVPGRMVNFVIGLKGGKP from the coding sequence ATGTCCGAACACTACGACGCTAAAATAATTGAACCCAAGTGGCAGGAGCGGTGGGAGAAAGCCGGTGTGTTTCGCGCGGGGGCAGATCCGGGCCAGAAAAAATTTTACATCCTGGACATGTTTCCTTATCCGTCGGGGGCGGGGCTCCATGTGGGGCACCCGGAAGGCTACACGGCCACGGATATCCTTTCCCGGTTCAAGCGGATGCAGGGGTATAACGTTCTTCATCCCATGGGGTGGGACGCTTTTGGGTTGCCCGCTGAAAACCACGCCATCGCCACGGGCCAACATCCCCGGGAGGTGACGAAAAAAAACGTCGCTAATTTTAAACGTCAAATTAAATCGTTGGGGTTCTCCTACGATTGGGATCGGGAGGTGGACACCACCGATCCCGCCTATTACAAATGGACCCAATGGATTTTTCTTCAGCTGTACAAGAAAGGCTTGGCCTATGAAGGGGTGAGCCCCATTAACTTTTGCCCCAGTTGTCGAACGGGGTTGGCTAACGAAGAAGTTCATCAGGGCGGTTGTGAACGATGCGGCACCGCCGTGGAACGGCGGGACATGCGCCAATGGCTTTTGAAAATCACCGCGTACGCGGATCGACTTTTGGCCGATTTGGATGGACTGGACTGGCCCGGATCCACTTTGGCTATGCAACGGAATTGGATCGGGCGGTCGGAAGGGGCGGAAGTCCTTTTTGCGGGGGATTCGCCAGAATCCGCGGCGGGGAAAACCTTGAAAATATTCACCACCCGGCCGGACACTCTTTTTGGTGCCACGTATATGGTCTTATCCCCGGAACACCCCCTTGTGAACGCTTTTACAACGGAGGCCCAGCGGGTGGCGGTGGCCGCCTATCAAGAACAGGCCCGGGCGAAGTCTGATTTGGAACGAACCGATTTGGCTAAGGATAAGACCGGGGTCTTCACAGGAGGGTTCGCTGTGAACCCGGTCAACGGAGAAAAGATCCCTGTTTGGGTGGCGGATTATGTTCTGATCAGTTACGGTACAGGCGCTATCATGGCCGTGCCCGCCCACGATTCCCGAGATTTTCAATTCGCCCGAAAGTTTAGTCTTCCCATCCGCCGTGTGGTGGCGCCGGTTGCGAAGGGGCCCCTCTCGGAACCTTTCCATCCTGAAGAGAACCTAGAAAGTGCTTTTGAAGAGGAAGGCGTGGCGGTGAACAGTGGTCCTTTTGATGAATTGCCCACCGCGGAGTTTAAACGCTTAATCACTAAATGGTTGGAAGAAAAGAAAGCGGGAAAAGGGGCGGTGAACTATCGATTGAGGGACTGGGTGTTCTCTCGCCAACGGTATTGGGGAGAACCGATTCCCATTGTCCATTGTGCTCCATGCGGGGGGCCGGTGCCTGTTCCTGAAGATCAACTGCCGGTTCTTCTCCCGGATGTGGCTAAATACGAACCTACGGGGACGGGAGAATCTCCCTTGGCGGCTGTCGAGGAATGGGTTCGAACGACGTGTCCCCGTTGCGGGGGGCCGGCTCGTCGCGAGACCAACACCATGCCCCAATGGGCGGGGTCTTGTTGGTATTATCTTCGCTACATCGATCCGGTGAACACTACGGCGGCCTGGAGTCCGGAAACCGAGAAAGCCTGGATGGGCCCCAACGGTGTGGACCTTTACGTGGGGGGGGCGGAACACGCGGTTCTTCATCTCCTCTACGCTCGGTTTTGGCACAAGGTCCTTTTTGATTTGGGGTTGGTGTCATCCAAAGAGCCCTTCCACAAACTGCGTCACCAGGGCATGATTCTCTCTTACAGTTACCAGGACAGTTTGGGGGCGTATCATCCCTACGATGAGATCGATTTTTCCAAGGTCCCACCTACCCTGAAGGCTACGGGAGAGGTGTTGCGGGAACTTAAAGAGAAGATGTCCAAATCCAAGAAAAACGTGATTAGCCCGGACGATGTTATCGATCGGCACGGGGCTGACGCCATGCGGTTGTACGAAATGTTTATGGGGGATTTCGAAGCGGAAAAGCCCTGGGACATGCGGACGGTGGAAGGAGTGACCCGGTTTCTGTTTAAGGTTTGGCGGCTGTTGGATGCCCCTCGGGTTCCCGGAGACAAAACCGAAAGGGCTCGTCACCGGGCTATTCACGCGGTGACCGACCGGATCGAAAATTTTAAATTCAATACGGCCATTGCGTCCCTGATGGAATACGCGAACGGGTTGACGGGCGGGGTGGCGGATGAGGATTTGGAAACCCTTTCGCTGCTTCTCTCCCCTTTGGCGCCCCATTTGGCGGAAGAGTTGTGGGAGCAACGTGGGGGGAAGGGGTTGGTGTGCGTGCACACTTGGCCGCGGGCCAACCCCGCTTTGTTGGTGGAGGATTTCGTGGAATATCCCGTGCAGGTGAACGGACGATTGAAAGATCGGCTATCGGTTCCGGTGGGCACTCCCGCCGCGGGGGTTTTGGCTGCGGCGAAATTATTGCCCAAGGTGGTTGAGTCACTAGAAGGTCAAAACCTATTAAAGGAAATCCATGTGCCGGGGCGCATGGTCAATTTTGTTATTGGGTTGAAGGGGGGAAAACCATGA
- a CDS encoding LptE family protein has product MMRGRKSGVILACLAGLMGCAGLDEFRQPANVILPPSIQKIGLRTFKNQTQYFGLEDRFRYFLEQELIRDGRLPFEGTVDKADGVLEGEIVNYIRQVVTYDSNNQAVEYRLWVIIDVRFFDRRENKVLWEEPRLEQSYRYFVETQLGGMTEEEARERVWDFFSRDIVKRTIEGFGSVTGASARKVPEKTLPPADAGPPLPPIDPRVAPPSPY; this is encoded by the coding sequence ATGATGAGAGGTCGAAAAAGCGGGGTGATCTTGGCGTGCCTGGCCGGGCTGATGGGGTGTGCGGGGTTGGATGAATTCAGGCAGCCGGCGAATGTCATTCTGCCTCCTTCCATTCAAAAAATCGGTCTCCGGACCTTTAAGAATCAAACACAATATTTCGGGTTGGAGGATCGCTTCCGTTATTTTTTGGAACAGGAATTGATTCGGGATGGACGATTGCCCTTCGAAGGGACTGTTGATAAAGCCGACGGGGTGTTGGAAGGCGAGATCGTCAATTACATCCGGCAGGTCGTGACGTACGACTCCAACAATCAGGCTGTGGAATACAGATTGTGGGTGATCATTGACGTCCGGTTCTTCGACCGTCGGGAAAACAAGGTTTTATGGGAAGAGCCCCGATTGGAGCAATCCTATCGGTACTTCGTTGAAACCCAACTGGGGGGAATGACCGAGGAAGAAGCTCGGGAACGGGTGTGGGATTTCTTTTCCCGGGACATCGTGAAACGGACCATTGAAGGGTTTGGTTCGGTGACGGGAGCCAGTGCCCGGAAGGTCCCTGAAAAAACGCTCCCGCCCGCGGACGCCGGGCCCCCCCTGCCGCCCATCGACCCGCGGGTGGCGCCGCCGTCCCCCTACTGA
- the zapB gene encoding cell division protein ZapB, translating into MPSPLLNKLADKVRLATAEIHNLRKERERLLAEVALMEEESRRARRLLREHSELVAERDKTRGRLEKILAKLDGLKVT; encoded by the coding sequence ATGCCTTCACCTCTCCTTAATAAATTGGCGGACAAGGTCCGTCTGGCCACCGCGGAAATTCACAATCTTCGTAAAGAACGGGAACGTTTATTAGCGGAGGTGGCCCTCATGGAAGAAGAAAGTCGGCGGGCCCGCCGATTGTTGCGGGAGCACAGTGAATTGGTGGCGGAACGGGATAAGACCCGGGGGCGGTTGGAGAAAATTTTGGCGAAGTTGGATGGCTTGAAGGTGACATGA
- a CDS encoding polyprenyl synthetase family protein, whose protein sequence is MKRQGTVVDKALNRFLVREARPPEVVHKAMRYSVFAGGKRLRPILCLAAAEICGGDSKNALPTACALEVLHTYSLVHDDLPAMDDDDLRRGRPTNHKVFGEGLAILAGDGLLTFAFELISRNAEIKGIRPEWVVESVRVVARAAGSLGMVGGQAVDLVSEGNAALNGNRAQVLDYIHRHKTGALIQASLDAGAVLAGATTAQRRALSRYGENIGLAFQIADDVLDIVGDKKLLGKRGSDKDNEKLTFPQVYGLEESRRRAYRAVTDAKKALRIFGARAVILSALADYMIERDH, encoded by the coding sequence ATGAAACGCCAGGGAACGGTGGTGGACAAGGCGTTAAACCGGTTCTTGGTTCGGGAGGCTCGTCCCCCGGAAGTGGTTCACAAGGCCATGCGTTACTCGGTTTTTGCGGGAGGAAAACGGCTTCGTCCGATTCTGTGTTTAGCGGCGGCGGAAATTTGCGGAGGCGATTCTAAGAACGCGCTTCCCACGGCGTGTGCGTTGGAAGTGTTGCACACCTATTCTTTGGTCCATGACGATTTGCCGGCCATGGACGACGATGATTTGCGGCGGGGACGGCCAACGAACCACAAAGTGTTTGGGGAAGGGTTGGCCATTTTGGCCGGGGATGGGTTGTTGACCTTCGCCTTTGAGCTTATTTCCCGGAACGCGGAGATCAAAGGGATTCGACCCGAATGGGTGGTGGAATCGGTTCGAGTTGTGGCGCGGGCGGCGGGATCTCTCGGCATGGTGGGGGGCCAGGCGGTGGATTTGGTGAGTGAAGGAAACGCGGCCCTGAACGGGAATCGGGCCCAGGTCCTTGATTACATTCACCGGCACAAAACGGGGGCGCTCATTCAAGCCAGTTTGGACGCGGGAGCCGTGTTGGCCGGTGCCACCACGGCCCAACGCCGGGCCTTGTCCCGGTACGGGGAGAATATTGGGTTGGCGTTTCAAATCGCTGACGATGTTTTGGATATCGTGGGAGACAAGAAATTGTTGGGAAAGCGCGGTTCCGATAAGGACAACGAAAAATTGACCTTCCCTCAAGTGTACGGACTTGAGGAATCACGACGGCGTGCCTATCGCGCGGTGACGGACGCTAAAAAAGCTCTTCGGATTTTCGGGGCTCGCGCGGTTATTCTTTCTGCCTTGGCCGACTACATGATCGAACGAGATCACTAA
- the crcB gene encoding fluoride efflux transporter CrcB: MFKLYLCVALGSALGGVARVGLSDILVRRWGTAFHWGTLAANLAGCFLIGIFFSWAEIRFRLSPGARLFLMAGFCGGFTTFSTFALDTAQLVKAGFTSGALLYAVGSAVLGLALFWVGSVVGR; the protein is encoded by the coding sequence GTGTTTAAGCTCTATTTGTGTGTGGCGTTAGGAAGTGCGCTGGGCGGGGTCGCGCGGGTGGGCCTTTCCGATATCCTCGTTCGACGTTGGGGGACGGCGTTTCATTGGGGGACCTTGGCGGCCAATTTGGCCGGCTGTTTTTTGATCGGCATCTTTTTCAGTTGGGCTGAAATTCGTTTCCGTTTGAGCCCTGGGGCACGGTTGTTTCTTATGGCGGGGTTTTGTGGAGGATTTACCACATTTTCGACGTTTGCCTTGGACACGGCCCAATTGGTTAAGGCGGGGTTTACTTCCGGTGCCCTGCTTTACGCGGTGGGGAGTGCGGTGTTGGGATTGGCCCTTTTTTGGGTCGGATCTGTGGTGGGGCGGTAA
- a CDS encoding TlyA family RNA methyltransferase, with translation MKVRLDALVVKRGLAKDLKEAQAILLSGRIRAPGLGMVKAGELVSPDQVLERVESLPFVSRGGLKLQAALSEFGIDVAGRACVDVGASTGGFTDCLLQAGAARVLAVDVGHGQLDWKLRNDPRVVNREKTHILKVTREEVSAFLSSDGSGPDRPGFVSVDVSFISLEKVFPHLSEILPKGTELVILVKPQFEVGPKEAPKGVVRDPSVHQRVLEHIEQFAVTGGFVSLGKRVSPITGPEGNQEFLLWLRRA, from the coding sequence ATGAAGGTTCGATTGGATGCGTTGGTGGTGAAGCGGGGGTTGGCGAAAGATTTAAAAGAGGCCCAGGCGATCCTTCTCAGTGGGCGGATTCGGGCGCCGGGATTGGGAATGGTGAAGGCGGGGGAATTGGTTTCGCCGGATCAGGTCTTGGAACGGGTTGAGAGTTTGCCATTTGTCTCCCGGGGTGGCCTGAAATTGCAGGCGGCTTTGAGCGAATTTGGGATCGATGTGGCGGGACGGGCCTGTGTGGACGTGGGCGCCTCCACGGGGGGATTTACCGATTGTCTTCTTCAGGCGGGAGCCGCCCGGGTTTTGGCGGTGGACGTGGGGCATGGTCAGTTGGATTGGAAATTGAGGAACGACCCCCGTGTGGTGAACCGGGAAAAAACGCACATCTTGAAAGTGACGCGGGAAGAGGTTTCCGCGTTCTTGTCGAGCGACGGTAGTGGCCCCGATCGTCCGGGGTTTGTCTCGGTGGACGTTTCCTTTATTTCCTTGGAAAAAGTATTTCCCCATCTTTCGGAGATTTTACCAAAGGGGACGGAATTAGTGATTTTAGTGAAACCACAATTTGAGGTGGGACCCAAAGAGGCGCCGAAAGGTGTGGTGCGGGACCCCTCTGTTCACCAGAGGGTTTTGGAACATATTGAACAGTTCGCTGTTACGGGTGGATTTGTGTCCTTAGGAAAACGCGTGTCCCCCATCACCGGGCCGGAGGGTAACCAAGAATTTCTTCTTTGGTTGAGGAGAGCCTGA
- a CDS encoding replication-associated recombination protein A: MTGADLFGTELQRGEIDVPLAARMAPRDWGEFVGQGDLVAEGSLLRRAVDADRLRSAIFFGPPGCGKTALARLVAAKTHAHVEQTNAVTIGIPDIRKILAAAGERKRARGLRTLLILDEIHHFNRTQQDALLPDVERGLITLIGLTTENPFFYVNAALISRSTVYEFKPLGPTDLLGLVRRALTDLDLGFGKKNVRLDPDAETHILRMSDGDARRVLNALELAVLTTEEKEGVIHIPLSVAEASTQRRALRYDKAGDEHYDTISAFIKSLRGSDPDAALYWMAKMLAAGEDPRFVARRLLICASEDVGNADPRAIMIANAVFETVEKVGMPEARIPLAQAAVYIAVAPKSNSSYVGINRALAEVDRGRRREVPNHLKDSSRDQETLGHGKGYKYPHDFPGHFTPQEYMPQWTRFWEPGDQGDEKRLKDRYELLWPQRRVVPSDKKS; encoded by the coding sequence ATGACGGGAGCGGATCTCTTTGGGACTGAACTTCAGCGCGGGGAAATTGATGTTCCCCTGGCCGCGCGGATGGCGCCGCGGGATTGGGGGGAGTTTGTGGGGCAGGGGGATCTGGTGGCCGAAGGGAGCTTGCTTCGGCGGGCGGTGGACGCGGATCGGTTGCGGTCCGCTATTTTCTTTGGACCTCCCGGTTGCGGCAAGACGGCTTTGGCGCGGTTGGTGGCGGCGAAAACCCATGCTCATGTGGAACAAACCAATGCGGTGACCATCGGTATTCCCGATATTCGAAAAATCTTGGCGGCCGCGGGGGAACGCAAGCGGGCGCGCGGCTTACGCACTCTCCTGATTTTAGACGAAATTCACCATTTCAACCGGACCCAACAGGACGCCCTCCTTCCCGATGTGGAACGGGGGTTGATTACCCTGATTGGGCTGACCACAGAAAACCCCTTCTTTTATGTCAACGCGGCGCTCATTTCCCGTTCCACCGTCTACGAGTTTAAACCCTTGGGGCCCACGGATTTGTTGGGGTTGGTGCGTCGAGCGTTGACGGATCTCGACCTCGGATTTGGAAAAAAGAATGTGCGGTTGGATCCGGACGCAGAAACCCATATCCTCCGGATGTCCGACGGGGACGCCCGGCGGGTTTTGAACGCGCTGGAATTGGCGGTGCTGACCACGGAAGAAAAAGAGGGGGTCATCCACATTCCGTTGTCTGTGGCGGAGGCGTCCACCCAACGGCGGGCGCTTCGCTACGATAAGGCGGGGGACGAACACTACGACACCATTTCCGCCTTCATAAAATCTTTGCGGGGGTCGGACCCGGATGCGGCTCTTTATTGGATGGCGAAGATGTTGGCGGCGGGGGAAGACCCTCGGTTCGTGGCGCGGCGGCTTTTGATTTGTGCGTCCGAAGATGTGGGAAACGCGGACCCCCGGGCCATTATGATCGCTAACGCGGTTTTCGAGACCGTGGAAAAAGTGGGGATGCCGGAAGCCCGCATCCCCTTAGCCCAGGCGGCAGTTTATATCGCCGTGGCTCCTAAATCCAATTCCTCTTATGTGGGGATCAACCGGGCCCTGGCGGAAGTGGATCGGGGGCGACGCCGCGAAGTGCCGAACCATTTGAAAGATTCCAGTCGTGACCAGGAAACTTTGGGGCATGGAAAGGGCTACAAATATCCCCATGATTTTCCGGGGCATTTCACCCCGCAAGAGTATATGCCCCAATGGACCCGTTTTTGGGAACCCGGGGATCAAGGGGATGAAAAGCGGTTGAAAGACCGTTACGAGCTACTTTGGCCCCAGCGTCGCGTCGTTCCATCGGATAAAAAATCCTGA
- a CDS encoding 5-formyltetrahydrofolate cyclo-ligase — translation MKKSAPDPMARNKHFLRLHFREEVRSLSLAERRLAGRAVARRVAALPEFRRAKKVGLFLSLPYEIDTAPLIALAHAAGKTVAVPVVFPGRGGMRFAVLADGRPSLKQKVSFNRSEVNRGGKKIPSPYPSPASGRGKPLQFAQELQQNVYGILEPVSPQWVEGLDLLVVPGAAFTSRGDRLGAGAGYYDRFLVRRPSLRTIGVCFDEQMAVRLPRAAHDRKVDQVVSPSRLFRVRGV, via the coding sequence ATGAAAAAATCAGCCCCCGATCCGATGGCACGGAACAAGCATTTTCTTCGGTTGCATTTCCGCGAAGAGGTCCGTTCGTTGTCGCTGGCAGAACGGCGGTTGGCGGGGCGGGCTGTGGCCCGGCGGGTGGCGGCGCTTCCTGAATTTCGACGAGCAAAGAAGGTCGGGCTTTTTCTCTCTCTGCCTTATGAGATCGATACGGCTCCGCTTATTGCGTTGGCCCATGCTGCAGGGAAAACGGTGGCTGTCCCGGTGGTGTTTCCTGGACGGGGGGGAATGCGGTTTGCTGTTTTGGCTGATGGAAGACCGTCTCTTAAACAAAAAGTTTCTTTTAATCGTTCTGAAGTCAATCGCGGAGGGAAAAAAATCCCCTCTCCCTACCCCTCTCCCGCTAGCGGGAGAGGGAAACCCCTTCAGTTTGCTCAAGAGTTGCAACAAAATGTTTATGGGATTTTGGAGCCGGTTTCTCCCCAATGGGTGGAGGGTTTGGACCTCCTGGTGGTTCCTGGGGCGGCGTTTACTTCCCGGGGGGACCGGCTGGGGGCGGGCGCTGGGTACTACGACCGGTTTCTGGTCCGGCGACCTTCGCTCCGAACCATCGGTGTTTGTTTTGATGAACAAATGGCGGTGCGCTTGCCCCGGGCTGCCCATGACCGGAAAGTGGATCAGGTGGTATCCCCATCGCGCTTGTTTCGGGTGCGCGGTGTTTAA
- a CDS encoding TIGR00282 family metallophosphoesterase, with product MRILFVGDIYGRPGREAVRHFVPLIRRESAIDFAVGNVENAAGGRGLTESVAKELFAAGLDVFTLGNHTWDRKETLPLLKDPRILRPANYPPSLAGRGLGVYPVQGKNVAVLQVMGRHHMDSIDCPFRTADGLLNGLSADVTLVDMHADASSEKQAMGWYLDGRVSAVLGTHTHVQTADERLLPGGTAFIGDVGMAGPRDGVIGGDRASALERFLTGVRVRLSVAEGHAQFCAVIVDVDEGTGKARSIERINKTFERN from the coding sequence GTGCGTATTCTTTTTGTGGGTGATATTTATGGGCGGCCGGGGCGTGAGGCTGTTCGTCATTTTGTCCCGTTGATTCGACGGGAATCGGCCATCGATTTTGCTGTGGGGAATGTGGAGAATGCGGCGGGGGGCCGGGGGTTGACCGAATCGGTGGCGAAGGAACTCTTTGCCGCGGGGCTCGATGTGTTTACCCTGGGCAACCACACTTGGGATCGGAAAGAGACCTTGCCGCTCTTGAAAGATCCACGGATCCTTCGGCCGGCGAATTACCCGCCTTCCTTGGCGGGACGAGGGTTGGGCGTTTATCCGGTTCAGGGGAAAAACGTGGCGGTACTTCAAGTGATGGGGCGGCACCACATGGACAGCATCGATTGTCCGTTTCGCACGGCGGATGGGCTGCTCAACGGTTTATCGGCGGATGTGACACTTGTGGATATGCACGCCGACGCTTCCAGTGAGAAACAAGCTATGGGATGGTATTTGGACGGTCGTGTGTCGGCGGTTTTGGGTACCCACACCCATGTGCAAACGGCAGACGAACGTCTTTTGCCGGGGGGAACTGCTTTTATTGGCGACGTGGGCATGGCGGGACCCCGGGACGGGGTGATTGGGGGCGATCGGGCCTCAGCTCTGGAACGGTTTTTAACCGGGGTGCGCGTGCGGCTCTCGGTGGCGGAAGGTCACGCGCAATTTTGCGCGGTGATTGTTGATGTGGATGAAGGAACGGGTAAGGCCCGGTCCATTGAGCGGATCAATAAAACATTCGAAAGGAACTAA